From Mastacembelus armatus chromosome 9, fMasArm1.2, whole genome shotgun sequence:
CATATCTTATATAAATAcgtatataaataaataaaagtcaaaataatcCTTTATGGAAGGTGTATTGGTGTCAAatccacaaaaagaaaaaagaaaacaaactatttGAAATTGAAATCTGCCTCCGGTTAAGAAAATAAGGTCTCCCTGTTATGACAACTATAAAGTCTGAATACATTTATCTTGAACttcaatgtatttattttgtttgttttgttttgtttcaagcAACACTTCCGGAAAAAGTCTCAaccctccaaaataaaagtgtgaagTTAAACCATTGAGAGTGAGctgaacatttattttactattattttttaactttgggaaattcaaaatttaataataaagtgATGCACTAAATTGCAGTTTTAATTGCAACGGGACCATGGCCCAATATCAGACGTGAGAAAATCTTTTTATGTAGGAGCCACACAACAGAATGACAATaactgcagcagtttttgaCAATTTGTTTCTGTTAAGGGAGAAATTATACGTCAAAAATACCCAGATActctctgtgttttaaattCGGGAGTTTAATAGTTAATAGTTACTAAATAACAACGTTTTATTAAGCTACTTTAAAGCTATTTAATTTCACGTGGTTTAATTCTGAAGGCCAGTGGTCCATATCGTAATGTGGCTCAGACATGAACACATTATAAATTAGTTGTCTGCAAATAATATCAATcccagttttgttgtttttgctttatttatttataatctaAATACCGTCTACACAGTTCTTTACCCTCTCTGCttagttttcctgtttttccaaTGAATGGCCCGCAGGGGGAGTTTCGCATTGTTTTTGAATTCCTTGAATGCGCTTTCGCACCAGTTTCTTCTCTGTACGTGGGATGGCAGTAGAGGTCTTTGACCGGACTTTCAAAGGGAGAGTCCTGACATCATGGGTTTCCAGTGTCAGATAGCATACAGTGCTAACGTGACGAACAGGGCGTGTTGCCTATATCGTTTCTTTATTTACTTCGCCGTTGTAATCTCAATTTCCTGACGCTCCTCTGTGACAATGCCTTCGATTAAAAGCTTAACGCTGGTTTACGACGCGCTGAATGAGTACGGGACGTTTTCGGAGGGAGACACTATAACTGGAAGAGTCACACTAGATTTAATCAAAGACACAGGAGTTCAAACCCTTTCCGTCAAAGTTAAAGGCGATGCTGGCGTGCGGTGGACGGAAAAGAGAGGCGATCGCACTTATACATACTCTGCACACAGGAGATACTTCAAACTGAAGGAGTTTCTAGTCCCAGAGGACTCTAAGGGTAGGTAGATGTCTTGTTTGTTACGCATGCCTTAACCCACCCagttagtgtgaatgctgcttgAGCATGCTGCCAGCCTTCCGCACACTTTTAGCTAGAACAACCattcaaatatcaaaatgttcagctttttaaggacattCCTGCTTccattcagctttttgatatctttcatattttttaagatattcagcttttttcattttttttttgtcccattgaaattaatggagagaatgttcaaatcctctttaactttgtcctctttcagctttaattgtgtcagcatactttcatctagaaacaccattcgacctttaaacgggtcagaaggcattaagctattagtcttgtattcagctttttgatatctgttacgGTTTTTgattaatcgcagtttaagttttatggtttttttaggccTTTTCTGAGTTTTACAATGGTGTGTATGGGAACGGAATGTTCACAGCTAGAGTGGGAGATGTCACTGATGACGTCACCCACTCTAGCTTTTGCGCTTCtacttttttctgattttttttttttgtcccttttcttctcttcttgtgtcaattttcagctttatgaacaatttatatattaaagtagtagagattttagtcttctttcaggtaatgctgttcttattttgataggacctacggtttttccaccaggtggccaaacccacagagagtgactgctcaatctctcattcactcccattttaaaacagctcttgcatttctggtgaaaaacacaaacgaAGGCtgttttttggaatatcttcacaaataATGGACGAGTCTCTTCAttgaagcctcctggctctgttagtgaaagaattaatttgataggtcttatagtttttctgtaatcctccattttgtgaggtgaagttttctcagcttttgcatttttgttgtttcattgtttttctttctttttaactcatataattccttcagttcttccttcctttcctaTCCTACCACTTTCCTTCACTACAGGGTCTTCCTTcatattagtttaacacttctttcatttctttctttagaaAACATTCCTTCAAATATTACTGATTTGGCTACACAACCtttaccttctgtatttttcagcaatatttattcGTTTTTAAACTATATGttctttctgtctatacagtctttctacaatttcacttttttgctgtttcattcttccctttctttctttaactcatatcatattcaaatcctttagttcttctttccttcactaccgtgttttttttttttattagtttaacactttctttagcaattgaaagccagtttatttctacttcatcatatTATTCTCTTTCCACTCTTTCCAGCAATTTTGAATAGCTTTTcagctaaacaagttaagcttccaactccagatttgcatttcagcttccaggatttttcagcattgcatttcagccttcagttTATTCAGCAATgcgtttcagccattttcagcattgttgggcagcttcattcagctttcagcattcacgCGCATCTTctgcaggaaatgcaattttctagttaACAATGGTATGTGTAAGTCTACTAAGTTCCTCTTTGACTTCCTACTCACCAATTCatgctattgttttgtttttgtgcactgATGGTCATGGCAGGAGCTCCAGTAATGATAAATCATGATCCAATActatacaatataaaaacaaaacattcgAACATTCAATTAGAGCGACCTATTAGCAGAAGTGAAATAGCATTGAAAAGTGTTTTtgcattagtgtgtaatcacaaTCTGCAGTATGTTCTTTATCTTAGAATGAGCTTTTTAATTGAACATAGCCAGCAGGCCTCCTCcacggaggcagccatgttgcaccatcatgtttctacagtagcccaaaaTGGACAAACCAGAGGCTGGCTCTGAGGCAGTAATGTGCAAGCAACTAACTTGTTATAGCTAGAAGAATTTTGAACTGATTTGTGATAAGAATGTAGTGATGAAGTTACAGATGCCACACTAGTGTAGTGGACCAAAAATCCAATATTGCAATAAAGCATAATGGAGTAGAAGCATGATAATACTTATAGGTGACATATGAAATGTAAATAGGCCATCTAAAAATTGTCCTTATGTACAGTagtgtttgaaaacatttttcaccagggtatgggggtgtgtgtgtgtgtgtgtgtggaggggggggtgggggttgagAAGGGTACATACATAAAAAAGgtacgttttccatttattgctttttaaacacttggccgtcatcttttaaaatactgtacttttataatattgttaaaggtgacggccaagtgtttaaaaagaaattaacaGAAAACGAACCTTTTCTatgtcgcctctgtaaaagttagccaaactttgttcatagcatctcTCAGTTCAGGGTCCCCCTATCGCCCTGGTGCACTTCCACTgagttttctctcttgcatgtgttttggccatTGCGGCACGattgcccttgtcggccaccgcAGTATTACTATTAGCAACAGCAGTAAACTACTGTCAGTGTCAACCCcataatcttttctttttcagacacCGTTCTTCCCCAAGGGGTCCATGTTTATAAATTCAGCTTTAACATACCAGCAGTGTAAGTACAAAATAGTCTAACCCTGCACATTCCATAAAACCCATGTTAATTGGTGTGACTGatcaaagaaaagcaaaggatGCTATCACTTTACAACCTGACATGTTATtcttgcttttttaaattcatatttttgttaatattaatTTTGAATGATAGTCTATGGGAAAATAATAATGCATGCATAAAATGATGAACAtctaaaaagtaataaatgccAAAATGCATGAAAGTTTGTGTATAGCAACCCTATAGTACCATACTTAATGATACATACAAAATGATGCAGTGGGTGGTGTGAGGCCCAGACCTGGGTGTTACTATTTGATATGTTGTAATGTATTATCAGTGGAGCTGATATTTTTACAAACCTTGGCAACTTTTATTTCTCAACAATCTTTTATTCTAATATGCTTAAATCTAGAAATACACTTTCCTTTCTGAATTATCCAGCTGATTAATTCTGTGGTGGAAACAGCAGCTTTGAGCAGTCAGATTGCATTTTCGTCAGGGAATGCACATTCAAGTTCAGTTCACAgttcaacatttattttctgtttcttgtttaCAGGAACATGCCTTCGTCCTTCAGGGGGCATCATGGAAAGATTGTCTACATGGTAGAAGCTGTTCTGTccaggagttggaggatgaaCCAGACAGTAGAAAAGGAAATACACTTTGTCTCCAAGTCCTTGCCAAACTTTCATTCTCTGATGGTGTGTAAAATGTCTAAATGTACAAATCTCTGATATGTAATGTACCCCTTATTTGTATAGTATAACCTAATATTACTGTTCTGAAGAAGGTTGTTGCAGAattgagaaacagaaaatgaaaacaaacaccatgtacagtgggtacggaaagtattcagacccctttaaatttttcactctttgtgtcattgcagccatttgccaaaatcaaaaaagttcattttatttctcattaatgtacactcagcaccccatcttgacagaaaaaaatagaaatgtagaaatttttgcaaatttattaaaaaagaaaaactgaaatatcacatggtcataagtattcagaccctgtgctcagtattgagtagagCAACCCTTTTGaactagtacagccatgagtcttcttgggaatgatgcaacaagtttttcacacctggatttggggatccgctgccattcttccttgcagatcatctccagttctgtcaggttggatggtgaacgttggtggacagccattttcaggtctctccagagatgctcaattgggtttaggtcagggctctggttgggccagtcaagaacggtcacagagttgttccgaagccactcctttgttattttagctgtgtgcttagggtcattgtcctgttgaaaggtgaaccttcggcccagtctgaggtcctgagcactctggaagaggttttctaccaggatatctctgtacttggccacattcatctttccttcaattgcaaccagtcgtcctgtccctgcagctgaaaaacacccccacaacatgatgctcccaccaccatgtttcactgtagggattgtattggacaggtgatgagcagtgcctggttttctccacacataccgcttagaattaacgccaaaaagttcaatcttggtctcatcagaccagagaatcttatttctcatggtctgggagtccttcatgtgttttttagcaaactctatgcaggctttcatgtgtcttgcactgaggagaggcttctgtcgggccactctgccataaagcccagactggtggagggctgcagtgatagttgactttgtggaactttctcccatctccctactgcatctctggagctcagccacagtgatctttgggttcttctttacctctctcaccaaggctcttctcccacgattgctcagtttggctggacggccaggtctaggaagagttctggtcgtcccagactttttccatttgaggattatggaggccactgtgctcttaggaaccttgagtgctgcagaaattcttttgtaaccttggccagatctgtgccttgccacaattctgtctctgagctccttgggcagttccttcgacctcatgattctcatttgctctgacatgcattgtgagctgtaaggtcttatatagacaggtgtgtgcctttcctaatcaagtccaatcagtttaattaaacacagctggactccaatgaaggagcagaaccatctcaaggaggatcagaagaaatggacagcatgtgagttaaatatgagtgtcactgcaaagggtctgaatacttatgaccatgtaatatttcagtttttcttttttaataaatttgcaaaaatttctacattcaatgaacgagactgaagccatataggacaacgagagacgcgtctgctgtttaaatcaatgtgttcatttcacatgttttgagtgtaaatgagttgaaatgaagcctctgtgaatagttttggcagcaccttattaactttagaaaatgcattatattaatatcacgatgatttttggacatgggcatgataatccatatccaaagtgaatatcaactgtaccgcttcatgtagttatgtctgtgcaacgaaacgagtcgcagctgtttccGAGCAGTAGTTGTCATCGTTCgttgaacgagactgaagccatatagaTCAACGAGAGAcacgtctgctgtttaaatcaatatgttcatttcacatgttttgagtgtaaatgagttgaaatgaagcctctgtgaatagttttggcagcaccttattgtttttagaaaatgcattatatcattatcacgATGATTCAACACAAGTGGatttgcagcaggggcgcagagaattcaaaaatgacagtgtgatcagagcggggattggcacctgtgtaagccgagcaGAGTGCagtaggactgggcacggctttctagatgtccccctgaagttttcgctggagccccagcagttttcaatcatgactgcgttaacaggaacagaaagtttgttttttttctgtcatgatggggtgctgagtgtacattaatgagaaataaaatgaacttttttgattttggcaaatggctgcaatgacacaaagagtgaaaaatttaaaggggtctgaatactttccatacccactgtaggtATTGCATAATTCACCCAAGCCACATTCTAATTTATATGTGGTTCTGACTAGGCATAACAAGGGTGATAGACTTTTTTcactgcaaacattttaatgtgtaaCACTTAGATAGAACACAGCCCATTATTAACAGTATTAGCCACACATGTTTTTCCTGCTATGAAAAGAATAACTGTCTGCCACTAAAAAGAGCAATTAGCAGTACTGTATTGTAACGTCCTTTAAAGAATCTCAACAGCAATGTGTCTCCATAGAAACAATGTCTCAGTTACTTTGGATAATTTACAGACCTCACtgtggacagttttttttttttttatgtatagcATTTCTTCACCTGACAGAGTGTAAAGTAGAAAATAAGATATTGAATAATGGTGATAATATGTGGTCCTGAGGAACTGGGTATGTTACCTGTTCTACAACTTTAAATCATGTCCTGTATTGTTTTAATAATGGGAATGGATCAAAAGTAACTATTTCCCTGTAAATTCTAGTTACACCAGGTTGGTTCGGCAAAAAAAGAGATGGGACTTTTCTCGAAAGGACAGGTCACTCTTGATGCCACTCTTGACAGAAGGGCTTATGCCCCAGGTAGGGAAGTACTCTACAAGCATGGCACATTAAAGTCATACAAAGAGATCTTCTGTTGAGGGTACTTTCCAAAAACATTTAGCGAATGTTTCCGATAAGATGCAGTTATTGTACTGACATAACAGTTCATCAGCTTTCCTATCTATCTTATAAAATTTGCCATTCGGGAAGAAATTGCATTTAACTGGTTCCTTTAAATTGCCAATAATCTAAGTGTGACTGTTCTACAGGTGTGTCTCAATTCTGGGTCCACATCCTTCAGGCTATTTGTGTCACAGCATCACAGCAAGGATATCTTATTTCAATGCATGGCCACATTTGAAAAGACCCTTCTTTCCCTGAGAAATGAAGGCTTCAACTGTTTAGCATCCTTCACAGCCCAACACATCCCAATGTTTATTGCACACTGGTGACAAAAAGCGAATATACCAGACACAAGTTCTAAATCCAAGGATATGACTGAGCTTGAGTACACTgttttttagtttaaataaCAGGTTTTCAACTCAATCGAACAGATAACaatacaaattttaaaacaagGGGCCTTAAGAATCTCAAACTGGCGGTGAAGCATCTAATTTTCCTTTAACATTAGTTTCCATTATTAGCGATAAATTTTCCCAGTAGTTGTTTAGCTCTGATCCAACTGCAACTCTTAAGTTTGCTATGCAACAGGTGCACCACTTCTGACTGAACAGTAGGGCAGAAACTGTTGGTGAAACAAATAAGAAACCCTCCATACTAGGCTGTCTCATTTCAGTTCAGCCTATACAGTCTACAACTTTATAGGGTGACTCCTTTGAAAAATGTGGCTCCTGAACTGGGTGTGTGTCAGACGTGTGACAGATTGGCGATTTGTCTAGGGTGTAGCTCGCCTTTCGCCCCATATCAGCTGGGACAGGCTTGCCCTGCGGTACAGGATAAGTAGTACAGTTACAGTACACCTATGCTCAAAGACCacatttattaataaattaacatttatttattagttgAGTGAGAGAAACCAGAGATGAAAACAAAGTTAttacttgcaaaaaaaaaaaaaaaaaaaaaagacattgccTCCTTAAAAGCCTCACATCACAATATTATGTTAatcttaaccctaaccctacatAATACCAATTCTGGAAAATGCTGCATTATCTAAAGTGACATCaagtaaattaaatgaaaataaattttctGTTCattcctgtttctgttgtttgccTTTAGGTGAAACAATGGTGATTTCTGCACAAATCAACAATTCCTCATCCAGTAAGATGACACCCAAATTCAGTTTGATCCAAAATGTGTTGTACCGTGCCACCACCAGTACCAAACATGAGAGTATAGTTATCCACAAGGTGGCTGACAACTGTATTAAACCCCAAACACAGCAAGAGGTCAAGTGTACAATCAAGATTCCTCATGATCAAATACATACAATAAGCAATTGTGAGATCATCTCAGTGGATTATCATTTAAAGGTATGCAACATTGTAACATTGTGTTGCTTTCCAAATATTTCTTGTGCCTTCTGATGTTCTCTTGCTATTCATTTTGAAAAGCAAAGCATTATGTGCTAACGAGccagtcatcttttttttttcctcaggtgTATCTGGACATCAGCTTTGCTTTTGATCCAGAGGTTGTGTTCCCAGTGATCATTTTTCCTCATACCTTAGCTCCTGGCCCTCAGCCTGGTGTGACTGGAGGTCCCTACCCACCTGGGGTTTTTGGGGGCCCAAGCAACAGTGACTTCCCTCCCCCTGCAGTGTCTTTGGGTCCCTATCCAGCTCTGCCTATTGGGGGCCCAAGCAACAATGACTTCCCTCCTCCTGCAGTGTCTTTGGGTCCCTATGCAGCTGGGGCTTTTGGGGGCCCAAGCAACACTCACTTCCCTCCCCCTACATTCCCTATGGGTCCTTATCCTGCATCCCCATCTTTATGTAGTGATGGATATCCAGGAGCTCAAAGGTGTTCAACACCACCACCTGTATATCCAAATAACCCAGCAGGTGCACACCCTACTCAGCCGGGTATGTCTGGGGCCTACAATAACCCACTGCCACAGCTGACTTCTCAATATGGATCTCcattttcatcttcatcatcgtCTTCAGTACTTCACCCTCCACCTACTGCCCCAACATTTCACCCACCTATATCTGCTCCACAGAGC
This genomic window contains:
- the LOC113139117 gene encoding arrestin domain-containing protein 3-like, producing the protein MPSIKSLTLVYDALNEYGTFSEGDTITGRVTLDLIKDTGVQTLSVKVKGDAGVRWTEKRGDRTYTYSAHRRYFKLKEFLVPEDSKDTVLPQGVHVYKFSFNIPAVNMPSSFRGHHGKIVYMVEAVLSRSWRMNQTVEKEIHFVSKSLPNFHSLMLHQVGSAKKEMGLFSKGQVTLDATLDRRAYAPGETMVISAQINNSSSSKMTPKFSLIQNVLYRATTSTKHESIVIHKVADNCIKPQTQQEVKCTIKIPHDQIHTISNCEIISVDYHLKVYLDISFAFDPEVVFPVIIFPHTLAPGPQPGVTGGPYPPGVFGGPSNSDFPPPAVSLGPYPALPIGGPSNNDFPPPAVSLGPYAAGAFGGPSNTHFPPPTFPMGPYPASPSLCSDGYPGAQRCSTPPPVYPNNPAGAHPTQPGMSGAYNNPLPQLTSQYGSPFSSSSSSSVLHPPPTAPTFHPPISAPQSHQSSYSPNITPTAPTYNLLPSAPLMNTDFLSQSDEPPPAYTVLFPSPDAKNSDAK